In one Solanum lycopersicum chromosome 11, SLM_r2.1 genomic region, the following are encoded:
- the LOC101245327 gene encoding cysteine and histidine-rich domain-containing protein RAR1, which yields MKQWSCCKKKSHDFSLFLEIPGCKTGKHTTEKPVIATPSATKNKAVPVPVRVPAPMTNASPKEACSRCHQGFFCSDHGSRPREAIPKASNTVTSLPSESNTVVQQDHPAPVKKKIDINEPQICKNKSCGKTFTEKENHDTACNYHPGPAIFHDRMKGWKCCDVHVKEFDEFMTIPPCTKGWHNSDSVS from the exons ATGAAGCAGTGGAGTTGTTGCAAGAAAAAAAGTCATGATTTCagtttatttcttgaaattccTGG GTGTAAGACAGGAAAGCACACAACAGAAAAACCAGTGATTGCAACACCATCTGCTACCAAAAATAAAGCAGTTCCTGTGCCAGTGCGTGTGCCAGCTCCTATGACCAATGCATCACCGAAAGAAGCCTGTTCTAGATGCCACCAGGGATTCTTTTGTTCTGATCATG GTTCACGACCCAGAGAAGCAATTCCAAAAGCATCAAATACAGTAACATCTCTACCTTCTGAGAGCAATACAGTTGTACAGCAAGACCATCCAGCTCcagtgaaaaagaaaattgatataaatGAGCCCCAAATTTGTAAAAACAAGAGCTGCGGTAAGACCTTTACAGAAAAGGAAAATCACGACACTGCTTGTAATTACCATCCCGGCCCCGCTATCTTCCATGACCGGATGAAAGGA TGGAAATGCTGTGATGTTCATGTCAAAGAATTTGACGAGTTCATGACCATACCGCCATGCACCAAAGGATGGCACAACAGTGACTCAGTGTCCTAA
- the LOC101245028 gene encoding 65-kDa microtubule-associated protein 3-like produces MSTPQNDPLLQTETTCGLLLHELQIIWDEVGESDTERDRMLFEIERECLEVYRRKVDQANKSRAQLRQAIADSEAELAAICSAMGERPVHMKQSDKSQGGLKAELRAVLPELEEMRKRKSDRKNQFIEVFKQIQMIKNEISRLTSASLVVDESDLSLRKLEEFHMELHALQKEKSERLTLVLDHLGALKSLCSVLGMDFEHTINEVDPSFGESEEAKNICNDTIQNLAATIQRLQEVKLQRMQRLQDLTTSMLELWNLMDTPIEEQQLFQNVTCKIAAKEHEITEPNMLSMEFITYVEEEVGRLEELKASKMKELVLKKKSELEEIYRKTHMVGDSDSALNIAIEAIESGAVDDADAVLEQIELQIAQVKEEAFSRKDILDRVEKWIAACEEECWLEEYNRDENRYNAGRGTHLTLKRAEKARALVNKLPAMVEALASKTKAWENERGTQFSYDGIPLLSMLEEYTILREEKELERKKQRDQKKLQGQLMAEQESLYGSKPSPMKNQSAKKGPKLSCGGAPSNRRLSLGGTMQQTCKTELPYSTKATPNTRQAKKSERFHQLDQFNHPTDDGFGALSTGRRGGLGIDELPSKKQLISALNGSEVETAVMRKPFSPISSKGSSKSNATNILGDMNRKHNETMTKTPLSNHTTPVSTPVKSISTYEEENRTPAKAMPIPVPSTPSTVSVPMQTTTPGPAVVTPYNSKLVENTHVKEEIEYSFEESRLEFYLQRTHI; encoded by the exons ATGTCAACTCCTCAAAATGATCCACTCCTGCAAACAGAAACAACATGTGGGTTGTTGCTACATGAACTGCAG aTTATATGGGATGAAGTTGGGGAGAGTGACACTGAAAGGGACAGAATGCTATTTGAGATCGAAAGAGAATGTCTCGAAGTGTACAGACGTAAAGTGGACCAAGCAAACAAAAGCAGAGCTCAACTAAGGCAGGCCATTGCTGATTCTGAAGCAGAGCTTGCAGCTATCTGTTCTGCAATGGGGGAGCGACCAGTGCATATGAAACAG TCTGACAAGAGCCAAGGAGGTTTGAAGGCGGAACTTAGGGCTGTTCTTCCAGAACTTGAGGAGATGCGGAAGAGGAAATCTGACAGAAAGAATCAATTCATTGAAGTTTTCAAGCAGATACAgatgattaagaatgaaatcTCTAGGCTTACTTCTGCAAGCTTGGTAGTGGATGAAAGTGATTTATCATTACGAAAGCTCGAAGAATTTCATATGGAACTTCATGCCCTTCAAAAAGAAAAG AGTGAACGTTTGACACTGGTTCTGGATCACTTGGGTGCTTTAAAATCATTATGCTCGGTTCTTGGCATGGATTTCGAACATACTATCAATGAGGTTGATCCAAGTTTTGGGGAATCAGAAGAAGCTAAGAACATTTGTAATGATACCATCCAAAATTTAGCAGCTACAATACAAAGACTACAAGAAGTTAAGTTACAAAGGATGCAACGG CTGCAAGATCTTACTACGTCCATGTTGGAACTATGGAACTTGATGGATACACCTATTGAAGAGCAACAGTTATTTCAGAATGTCACATGTAAAATAGCTGCCAAAGAACATGAGATAACAGAGCCTAACATGTTGTCTATGGAATTCATTACTTAT gttgaagaagaagtgGGCCGTTTGGAAGAATTGAAAGCAAGCAAAATGAAGGAGCTTGTTCTGAAGAAGAAGTCAGAACTAGAGGAGATCTACAGGAAAACACATATGGTTGGTGATTCAGACAGTGCATTGAATATAGCTattgaagctattgaatctg GAGCTGTCGATGATGCTGATGCTGTCCTTGAACAAATTGAACTCCAAATAGCTCAAGTTAAAGAGGAAGCTTTTAGCAGGAAAGACATTCTAGACAGAGTCGAGAAATGGATCGCTGCATGTGAGGAGGAGTGTTGGCTTGAGGAGTATAACAGg GACGAAAATCGCTACAATGCTGGACGAGGCACCCACCTAACTCTAAAGCGTGCTGAGAAAGCTCGTGCTTTGGTTAATAAACTTCCAG CAATGGTGGAGGCATTGGCCTCAAAAACAAAAGCTTGGGAAAACGAGAGAGGAACTCAATTCTCGTATGATGGT aTTCCTCTCCTTTCTATGCTTGAAGAGTATACCATCTTGCGTGAAGAAAAGGAGCTAGAACGTAAGAAGCAAAGG GACCAGAAGAAACTTCAGGGACAGTTAATGGCAGAACAAGAGTCTCTTTATGGCTCAAAACCCAGCCCTATGAAGAACCAAAGTGCCAAAAAAGGTCCTAAATTGTCATGCGGTGGTGCTCCAAGCAATAGAAGGCTTTCACTTGGAGGAACAATGCAGCAAACTTGTAAAACTGAACTCCCTTATTCCACTAAAGCTACCCCAAACACACGTCAAGCAAAGAAGTCCGAGCGCTTTCATCAACTTGACCAATTTAATCATCCTACTGATGATGGATTTGGAGCTTTATCAACAG GGAGGAGAGGAGGTTTGGGTATAGATGAACTTCCTTCGAAAAAGCAGCTCATCAGTGCACTAAATGGTTCAGAAGTCGAGACAGCAGTAATGCGGAAGCCTTTCTCACCCATTTCTTCTAAAGGTTCTTCCAAGTCCAATGCAACAAATATCTTGGGAGATATGAACAGAAAACATAATGAAACGATGACAAAGACCCCGCTTAGTAACCATACTACACCAGTCTCCACTCCTGTAAAGTCAATTTCTACTTATGAAGAAGAGAACAGAACTCCTGCTAAAGCAATGCCGATTCCCGTGCCTTCTACTCCCTCAACCGTATCTGTTCCAATGCAGACGACAACACCAGGTCCTGCTGTTGTTACACCTTACAATTCGAAGCTCGTTGAAAACACCCATGTGAAGGAGGAGATAGAGTATTCCTTTGAGGAGAGTCGGCTTGAGTTTTACCTTCAGCGAACACATATTTAG